One window of Bactrocera tryoni isolate S06 chromosome 2, CSIRO_BtryS06_freeze2, whole genome shotgun sequence genomic DNA carries:
- the LOC120767237 gene encoding ELAV-like protein 2, producing the protein MMTTSSNSNNMVESQQQQQNGSSGLGAATASGAVTAATATANAGSNNNNNNNTNANNNNNNMDNDSKTNLIVNYLPQTMSQEEIRSLFVSFGDVESCKLIRDKVTGQSLGYGFVNYIKQEDAEKAISSLNGLRLQNKTIKVSVARPSSESIKGANLYVSGLPKNMTQPELEVLFSPYGKIITSRILCDNITGLSKGVGFIRFDQRHEADRAIKELNGTIPKNATDPIIVKFANNPSNNKSLQPLAAYLTPQTARARGFPAAAAAVGAAAAAAAIHPSAASRYSSVISRYSPLAGDLLANTMLPGNPINGSGWCIFVYNLAPETEENVLWQLFGPFGAVQSVKVIRDLQTNKCKGFGFVTMTNYEEAVVAIQSLNGYTLGNRVLQVSFKTNKTKQTNSNINATSGQHNNSNRLQHQSQQHTNRKTQQPPTAASTTRATDLQSLLNLPPPQTPHQAAAAAVAAATIANVAAAASISSFGANGCNQRTGVNSMAGRSPIPTTPQTQALIKTASKFIYNKPRNHFELLQQRVQMQQEFAHLLTSVAASSTAAAAVQQHTQHQQHRGRGVVGAANNNFAGTSSSNTRAAQAAAAAAAAAKNSLSSLLPYSNWFF; encoded by the exons ATGATGACTACCAGCTCTAATAGTAACAACATGGTTGAAagtcaacaacagcagcaaaacgGCAGTAGCGGTCTCGGAGCTGCTACCGCGAGTGGCGCAGTAACAGCAGCAACGGCTACCGCTAATGCTggtagtaataataataacaataataatacaaatgctaacaacaacaacaataatatggATAACGACTCTAAAACAAATTTGATTGTGAATTACTTACCCCAGACGATGTCTCAAGAGGAGATTCGGTCGTTATTTGTTAGTTTTGGGGATGTGGAGAGTTGCAAACTGATTAGAGATAAAGTTACAG GTCAAAGTCTCGGGTACggatttgtaaattatataaagCAAGAAGATGCTGAGAAGGCAATAAGTTCACTCAATGGCTTGcgtttacaaaataaaacaattaaa GTTTCAGTAGCCCGTCCTAGTTCAGAATCAATTAAGGGTGCAAATTTATATGTGTCTGGTCTTCCCAAAAATATGACTCAACCAGAACTCGAAGTACTATTCAGTCCATATGGCAAGATAATTACCTCAAGAATTTTATGCGACAATATCACAG GTCTATCGAAAGGTGTTGGCTTTATACGTTTCGATCAACGTCATGAAGCTGATCGTGCTATAAAGGAGTTAAATGGAACTATACCAAAAAACGCCACCGATCcaattattgttaaatttgcCAATAACCCCAGTAATAATAAGTCCTTACAACCATTGGCTGCTTATTTAACGCCACAGACTGCTAGAGCACGCGGTTTTCCCGCCGCCGCAGCGGCAGTTGGCGCAGCTGCTGCAGCGGCAGCTATACATCCTTCGGCAGCAAGCCGCTACAG CTCGGTGATTTCACGTTATTCACCTTTGGCTGGTGATCTTTTGGCGAACACAATGCTACCGGGGAATCCCATCAACGGTTCCGGATGGTGTATTTTCGTTTACAATTTGGCACCAGAAACTGAGGAGAATGTATTGTGGCAGCTATTTGGCCCATTCGGTGCCGTGCAATCAGTTAAG GTTATACGTGATCTGCAAACCAATAAGTGCAAAGGTTTCGGCTTTGTCACTATGACTAATTATGAGGAAGCTGTTGTCGCCATACAATCCCTCAATGGATATACACTGGGCAACCGTGTACTTCAAGTCAGCTTTAAGACGaataaaacaaagcaaac caacagcaacatcaaTGCCACCAGCGGTCAGCACAATAATAGTAACAGGCTACAACATCAGAGCCAGCAACATACAAATCGTAAAACACAGCAACCCCCCACGGCGGCTTCAACAACAAGAGCCACTGATTTGCAATCACTATTGAATTTGCCACCACCACAAACCCCACATCAAGCAGCGGCAGCCGCGGTCGCAGCAGCAACAATTGCAAATGTAGCTGCAGCCGCATCGATTAGTTCATTTGGTGCCAATGGTTGTAATCAGCGAACAGGTGTAAATTCTATGGCAGGGCGCAGTCCAATACCTACAACACCTCAGACACAGGCTCTCATAAAGACAGCAAGCAAATTTATCTACAACAAGCCACGCAATCACTTTGAGTTATTACAACAGCGTGTGCAAATGCAACAAGAATTTGCACATCTTCTTACGAGTGTTGCTGCGAGCAGTACAGCTGCAGCTGCAGTCCAACAACATACACAGCATCAACAGCATCGCGGCCGGGGTGTAGTGGGAGCAGCAAACAACAACTTCGCCGGCACGTCTAGCAGTAACACTCGTGCCGCGCAAGCTGCAGCAGCAGCCGCAGCAGCTgcaaaaaattcactttcttcCCTTTTACCTTATTCGAATTGGTTTTTTTAA